Proteins from a genomic interval of Lycium ferocissimum isolate CSIRO_LF1 chromosome 2, AGI_CSIRO_Lferr_CH_V1, whole genome shotgun sequence:
- the LOC132047473 gene encoding uncharacterized protein LOC132047473: MEKICQAWERFKGFLKDCPHHHQTNEVLAHTFIESLDAQDKSSLDTFAGRRRFTQSTPDWLDDAASSSIRKAPGIFEVDNFTTLSAQIDAMRTEIKKLTAAQAPSRAKGQGNNNQYENSYNPNWRNHPNFKWSDNPGNQKQNYQPTSVPQAPTNSMEEMMKKMMGDMQKMMIDQQKLIADNQNRNLAVRNLERQMGQIAGVQNTRPPGGLPSNMDVNPKPCNAVTLRHGREPEEVAQKKTSGVEAEEEKITEEMIEEERVIKTPVTKQPQPVVAKPPPPFPQHLAKQKEEATYKKFLDLLKQVHVNVPLVDMLQGIPKYAKYIKDIVVNKSQFTVYATVALTKECISRIQNRLPTKLKDPGSFTIEISIGKQVIARALCDLGASINLMPSSIFRKLGLGVPKPTTIVLQLGDRSLARPEGIIEDVLVQVGSLIIPADFVILYFEPDPEVLFILRRPFLATGRVLIDVAAGQLTMRVHDKFEVFNVYQVLKMPAIYEELSAITVLNDDTRRPLITSHGPSREPW; encoded by the exons atggagaaaatttgTCAAGCCTGGGAGAGGTTTAAGGGTTTTCTCAAAGATTGTCCTCACCATCATCAGACGAATGAAGTTCTGGCACACACATTTATTGAGAGTCTGGATGCCCAAGATAAGTCATCACTAGACACTTTTGCCGGCAGGAGGCG GTTTACTCAGAGCACTCCAGACTGGCTGGATGATGCAGCTAGCAGTTCAATTAGGAAAGCACCAGGTATCTTTGAAGTAGATAATTTTACAACACTATCAGCACAGATTGATGCCATGCGCACTGAAATCAAGAAGTTAACTGCTGCGCAAGCTCCATCACGTGC CAAGGGGCAAGGAAACAACAATCAATACGAGAATTCCTACAACCCAAATTGGAGGAATCACCCGAATTTCAAGTGGAGTGACAACCCAGGTAATCAGAAACAGAACTATCAGCCAACATCTGTGCCTCAAGCACCCACGAACAGTATGGAAGAGATGATGAAAAAGATGATGGGTGATATGCAAAAGATGATGATAGACCAGCAGAAGTTGATAGCAGATAATCAGAATCGCAATTTGGCTGTGCGGAATTTAGAGAGGCAGATGGGACAGATAGCTGGTGTACAAAATACTAGACCACCTGGAGGACTTCCAAGTAATATGGATGTGAATCCCAAGCCTTGTAATGCTGTGACTCTTCGACATGGGAGAGAACCAGAGGAAGTAGCTCAGAAGAAAACCAGTGGAGTAGAAGCTGAGGAAGAGAAGATTACCGAGGAGatgattgaagaagaaagggtaATCAAGACACCAGTGACAAAGCAACCACAGCCCGTGGTTGCAAAGCCACCACCTCCCTTCCCTCAACATCTGGCAAAACAGAAAGAAGAGGCAACTTACAAAAAGTTTCTTGATTTACTTAAGCAGGTACACGTAAATGTCCCATTGGTTGATATGCTGCAGGGTATTCCAAAGTATGCGAAGTACATCAAAGATATTGTTGTAAATAAAAGCCAATTCACAGTATATGCTACCGTTGCACTTACTAAGGAGTGCATTTCGCGGATTCAAAATAGGTTGCCCACTAAGTTGAAAGATCCCGGCAGTTTCACGATTGAGATTTCTATTGGGAAGCAGGTTATTGCTCGAGCACTATGTGATCTTGGTGCAAGTATAAATCTGATGCCTTCATCTATCTTCAGAAAGTTAGGTTTGGGAGTGCCCAAACCAACCACTATTGTTCTTCAGCTGGGGGACAGATCGTTAGCAAGACCAGAAGGCATTATTGAAGATGTACTGGTGCAAGTGGGGTCGTTGATAATTCCTGCAGACTTCGTGATTTTGTACTTCGAGCCAGACCCGGAAGTCCTATTTATTTTGAGACGTCCATTCTTGGCCACAGGGAGAGTACTTATTGATGTAGCTGCCGGGCAGCTCACCATGAGAGTACATGATAAATTTGAGGTCTTCAATGTATACCAAGTTCTGAAGATGCCTGCAATCTATGAGGAGCTGTCCGCCATTACTGTTCTGAATGATGATACACGAAGGCCACTCATCACTTCTCATGGTCCATCGAGAGAGCCTTGGTAG